From a region of the Mesomycoplasma ovipneumoniae ATCC 29419 genome:
- a CDS encoding LemA family protein has translation MSNLYNPKNAGNIEGFEPRIDNDSKKPTVSTAAKVAFWTLGTLFLFIGPIYYISQKNNFMRQQNLINESAGTIEVQLEQRSATLLKLADQVRSYREYEKSILSDITRLRSLKSNIENAQEIENLNNSLFGRLIAVSENYPELQASKIYQELIEQTSYLERELAAARRLYNSNVNSFNTEIFVFPSSIVASSMNLTTYPMFSASNQNRQDVSFKDF, from the coding sequence ATGTCAAATTTATACAACCCTAAAAATGCTGGAAATATCGAAGGATTTGAGCCTCGAATTGATAATGACTCCAAAAAACCGACTGTTTCAACAGCGGCTAAAGTTGCATTTTGAACTTTGGGGACTTTATTTTTATTTATTGGTCCAATTTATTACATTTCGCAAAAAAATAATTTTATGCGCCAACAGAATTTAATCAATGAATCAGCAGGTACAATCGAGGTTCAACTTGAGCAACGTAGTGCAACTTTATTGAAATTAGCTGACCAAGTTCGTTCATATCGTGAATATGAAAAATCAATTTTAAGCGATATTACAAGATTACGAAGTTTAAAATCAAACATAGAAAATGCACAAGAAATTGAAAATTTAAACAATTCATTATTTGGTAGACTAATTGCAGTAAGTGAAAATTACCCTGAATTGCAAGCATCAAAAATTTATCAAGAATTAATTGAGCAAACGTCCTATTTAGAAAGAGAATTAGCGGCTGCAAGAAGACTTTATAATAGTAATGTTAATTCTTTTAACACCGAAATTTTTGTCTTTCCTTCTTCAATTGTTGCATCTTCAATGAATTTAACAACCTACCCAATGTTTAGCGCAAGCAACCAAAATCGCCAAGATGTATCATTCAAAGATTTTTAA
- a CDS encoding DUF3137 domain-containing protein, with protein sequence MKIISDYFKFEDYKNKAKEEFRPKLDEIIKKKHSKTLEKLAEIQRVAKKLDIVSLISYILTPAGIYVAIKYKLVIGGIIFAVISGIIAIASTFYLGIKKREIRKITNEVSKDLIDNFRPEDAYKTAFSILDKGMDYLGFNDQPSNNILISKNEISNLTPVQIIGSSKAWISEVRPLKELLIDEKFHVSFTNVHWQWEEKRKKETVTKQSFTGILKIDTSILGEKAFDFKLLKPGGWLSQKDKIKLENEEFNKVFNPQSSDRLKIRKMYTPLAMELSLKRYSDRDGVKVLDITIESSGDAIYFTYKCDWNFMYVDFPTSIKTPDDFINHIFNDFLLDTYSLYYLLCLIYVTLYLD encoded by the coding sequence ATGAAAATAATAAGTGATTATTTTAAATTTGAAGACTATAAAAACAAGGCAAAAGAGGAATTTCGGCCTAAATTAGACGAAATTATCAAGAAAAAACATTCAAAGACTCTTGAAAAACTTGCTGAAATACAAAGAGTGGCAAAAAAACTTGATATTGTCTCGTTAATTTCATACATTTTAACTCCGGCTGGTATTTATGTTGCTATCAAATACAAGCTAGTGATTGGTGGCATCATTTTTGCAGTTATTTCCGGAATAATTGCAATTGCTTCTACTTTTTACTTAGGAATCAAAAAAAGGGAAATTAGGAAAATCACCAATGAAGTTTCAAAAGATCTCATAGATAATTTTAGACCAGAAGATGCTTACAAAACTGCCTTTTCAATTTTAGATAAAGGAATGGATTATTTAGGTTTTAATGACCAACCTAGCAACAACATTCTAATTTCAAAAAATGAAATTAGCAATCTTACTCCTGTTCAAATCATTGGCTCATCAAAGGCTTGAATTAGTGAAGTTAGACCTCTGAAAGAATTATTGATTGATGAAAAATTCCATGTTAGTTTTACAAATGTCCACTGACAATGAGAAGAAAAAAGAAAAAAAGAAACTGTAACAAAGCAAAGTTTTACTGGAATTTTAAAAATTGATACTTCAATTTTAGGTGAAAAGGCATTTGATTTTAAGCTTTTAAAACCAGGTGGCTGACTTTCTCAAAAAGACAAAATCAAACTTGAAAACGAAGAATTTAACAAGGTTTTTAATCCACAATCCAGTGACAGATTGAAAATCCGAAAAATGTATACACCGCTTGCAATGGAACTTTCACTAAAAAGATATTCTGACCGTGATGGCGTTAAGGTTTTGGATATTACCATTGAATCTTCAGGAGATGCCATCTATTTTACTTACAAATGCGACTGAAATTTTATGTATGTTGATTTTCCAACATCAATAAAAACCCCTGATGACTTTATTAATCACATTTTCAACGATTTTTTGCTTGACACTTACAGTTTGTATTATCTTTTGTGTCTTATTTACGTTACTTTGTATTTGGATTAG
- the efp gene encoding elongation factor P, translated as MINVNEFRPGITFEFEGEIFVVISAQHSKQGRGQANVKAKVKNLRSGATTIKTFSGGERVQKARIDKITMVFLYNEGQNSVLMDDSTYEQISIDNEKIAWELNFLSEGVKVKLRKFNDEILDIELPPKIELKVASTFDAVKGNTTTNPTKRATLETGFEIDVPLFIKEDEIIVVSTEEGKYVSRGGQ; from the coding sequence ATGATTAATGTTAATGAATTTCGACCTGGAATCACCTTTGAATTTGAAGGTGAAATTTTTGTCGTAATTTCAGCACAACATTCAAAACAAGGTCGCGGACAAGCGAACGTAAAAGCAAAAGTTAAAAATCTTCGCTCAGGAGCAACCACTATTAAGACATTTTCAGGTGGTGAAAGAGTTCAAAAAGCTCGTATTGACAAAATTACAATGGTTTTTCTATATAATGAAGGTCAAAATAGTGTTTTGATGGATGATTCTACCTATGAGCAAATTAGTATCGATAATGAAAAAATAGCCTGAGAACTCAATTTTTTATCTGAAGGTGTTAAGGTAAAATTGCGTAAATTTAATGATGAAATTTTAGATATTGAACTTCCGCCAAAAATTGAATTAAAAGTTGCCTCAACATTTGATGCCGTAAAAGGTAATACAACAACAAATCCAACAAAAAGAGCAACATTAGAAACTGGTTTTGAAATTGATGTTCCTTTATTTATTAAAGAAGACGAAATTATCGTTGTCTCAACTGAAGAAGGGAAATACGTTTCAAGAGGAGGACAATAA
- a CDS encoding transketolase — protein MNNDTKITNAAELESKEKVDKFKKKFKYLEELSVNSLRIHSNEAINKANSGHPGVAISASKMIYALFRDHINFDLSDPNWINRDRFVLSAGHASSLYYALLYSLGLLKKEDLENFRQKNSKTPGHPEYGHTVGVEATTGPLGQGIAMAVGMALAQSHLNAKFKEINHYTYVICGDGDLQEGISYESLSLAGHLKLKNFIVLYDSNDIQLDSPVSVVFSENMKQRIESQGLFYQLVPKDDVKLISKAISKAKASRRPSFIEIKTVIGQGSSKQNTTEVHGAPLGGDIVNLKKNLKWKHEEDFYLDPEISKHWQKTLVKRTQAKKEAFKISPELEEFLQKGQNINLEIDLDLPKNQATRATSSLILDYISKKVPYWIGGSADLSVSTKAKGSDGYFSDQNYQGRNLMFGVREFAMSAIANGIALHSVLRPFVSTFFVFADYLKPALRLSSLMKLPVTYIFTHDSLMVGEDGPTHQPIEQLAMLRSVPNFAVYRPGDENELKGAYELALESKDKPCAIILTRQNIKSFTESKDNFKLGAYLAQKSKSKWAIITTGSELGLAKEVAQKLDLNLISLSNWQNTPIWDPNFAISLELASTFGWKAHAKYNFGHDTFGMSAPAEHILDEIGFRSKDLVEKIKKIIA, from the coding sequence ATGAATAACGACACTAAAATAACTAATGCAGCAGAATTGGAATCTAAAGAAAAAGTTGATAAATTCAAAAAAAAGTTTAAATATCTTGAAGAATTAAGTGTAAATTCTCTAAGAATTCACAGTAACGAAGCAATAAATAAAGCAAATTCTGGTCACCCTGGCGTTGCAATTAGTGCTTCAAAAATGATTTATGCACTTTTTCGTGATCATATAAATTTTGACCTCAGTGATCCAAACTGAATTAATCGCGACCGTTTTGTTTTGTCTGCCGGTCATGCATCTTCGCTTTATTATGCACTTTTATATAGTTTAGGTTTATTAAAAAAAGAAGATCTTGAGAATTTTCGGCAAAAAAATTCAAAAACACCTGGACATCCAGAATACGGTCACACTGTTGGAGTTGAAGCAACAACTGGACCACTTGGCCAAGGGATTGCAATGGCCGTTGGAATGGCTCTTGCTCAGTCACATTTAAATGCAAAATTCAAAGAAATTAACCACTACACCTATGTAATTTGCGGGGATGGTGATCTTCAGGAGGGAATTTCCTATGAGTCACTTTCACTAGCGGGACATTTAAAACTTAAAAATTTCATTGTTTTGTATGACTCAAATGATATTCAACTTGACTCACCAGTAAGCGTTGTTTTTAGCGAAAATATGAAACAACGAATTGAATCTCAAGGTTTATTTTACCAATTAGTTCCAAAAGATGATGTAAAATTGATCTCAAAAGCAATTTCGAAGGCAAAAGCTTCCCGAAGACCAAGTTTTATTGAAATCAAAACTGTTATTGGTCAAGGTTCATCTAAACAAAACACTACCGAAGTTCACGGTGCTCCGCTAGGAGGCGATATTGTTAATTTAAAGAAAAATCTTAAATGAAAACACGAAGAAGATTTTTATCTTGACCCAGAAATTAGCAAACATTGGCAAAAAACACTTGTAAAAAGAACTCAAGCTAAAAAAGAAGCTTTTAAAATTTCGCCAGAACTTGAAGAATTTTTACAAAAAGGGCAAAATATTAATTTGGAAATTGATTTAGACCTTCCTAAAAATCAGGCAACCCGGGCAACATCGTCTTTAATTCTTGACTATATTTCCAAAAAAGTTCCTTATTGAATCGGTGGATCAGCTGATTTATCAGTTTCAACAAAAGCAAAAGGATCAGATGGTTATTTTAGTGACCAAAATTATCAAGGTCGAAATTTAATGTTTGGTGTTCGCGAATTTGCAATGAGTGCAATTGCAAATGGAATTGCCCTTCATTCAGTTTTACGCCCTTTTGTTTCAACATTTTTTGTCTTTGCTGACTATTTAAAGCCTGCCTTAAGACTCTCATCATTAATGAAATTGCCAGTAACTTACATTTTTACTCACGACTCCTTAATGGTTGGCGAAGATGGACCGACCCACCAGCCAATTGAACAACTTGCAATGCTTAGATCAGTTCCTAATTTTGCTGTCTATCGTCCTGGTGATGAAAATGAACTAAAAGGAGCTTACGAACTTGCTCTTGAAAGCAAAGATAAACCTTGTGCAATAATTTTAACTCGCCAAAATATCAAATCATTTACTGAATCAAAGGATAATTTCAAACTTGGAGCCTACTTAGCTCAAAAAAGTAAATCAAAATGAGCAATTATTACTACCGGTAGTGAGTTAGGACTGGCAAAAGAAGTCGCTCAAAAGTTAGACCTAAATTTAATATCGCTATCAAATTGACAAAATACACCAATTTGAGATCCAAATTTTGCAATTTCACTTGAATTAGCTTCTACTTTTGGTTGAAAAGCACATGCAAAATATAATTTTGGTCATGATACCTTTGGAATGTCAGCCCCTGCAGAACACATTCTTGATGAAATTGGCTTTCGAAGTAAGGATCTTGTTGAAAAAATTAAAAAAATTATTGCCTAA
- a CDS encoding IS256 family transposase, producing the protein MKKKQKQLSPFELEIEKFAKKYVDSEEYKKEDSRNKISHMFEAFIQELSKVELNQHLDYEKSSQSKNLGHIEEQVISLFASGLPYQNIANAIKIIYEKEVSIAWISSVIDKVLPEIEKWKSQKIENFYPILYIDGMFFDVEENGVFVKKSLYLILAIDWQGYKKALGFWIKNSESASNWLDILSELKTRGLEDVLIIPSDNLSGISQAIEAVFPQTDIQKCVVQQVRNSLLKVSYKDKKDFASDMKSIYQATNQESAMQNLNEFAKKWEQKYPSIIKSWYENFAELTTFFKYPNELRQAIYTTNPIKSVIKLIRQNTETNGEIQSVDDLSKITYLTLQNASKKWQKQVGNWDIIKKQLEISFPNRLNNLKLN; encoded by the coding sequence ATGAAAAAAAAGCAAAAACAATTATCCCCATTTGAGTTAGAAATTGAAAAATTTGCTAAAAAATACGTTGATTCTGAAGAATACAAAAAAGAAGATTCTCGCAACAAAATTTCGCATATGTTTGAAGCTTTTATTCAAGAACTATCAAAAGTGGAATTAAACCAACATTTAGACTATGAAAAAAGCAGCCAAAGCAAAAATTTAGGTCATATCGAAGAGCAAGTAATTTCGCTTTTTGCATCAGGGTTACCATATCAAAATATTGCTAACGCAATAAAAATTATCTATGAAAAAGAAGTAAGTATCGCTTGAATTTCCTCAGTTATTGACAAAGTATTACCTGAAATTGAAAAGTGAAAATCGCAAAAAATTGAGAATTTCTATCCAATTTTGTACATCGATGGGATGTTTTTTGATGTTGAAGAAAACGGTGTTTTTGTCAAAAAATCACTTTATCTTATTCTTGCAATTGATTGGCAGGGCTATAAAAAAGCACTAGGATTTTGGATTAAAAATAGCGAATCAGCAAGTAATTGACTTGATATTCTTAGCGAACTAAAAACTCGCGGGCTGGAAGATGTCCTAATAATTCCTAGCGATAATCTAAGCGGAATTAGTCAAGCAATTGAAGCAGTTTTCCCGCAAACAGATATTCAAAAATGTGTTGTTCAGCAAGTTAGAAACTCGCTTTTAAAAGTTTCTTACAAGGACAAAAAAGACTTTGCCTCTGATATGAAAAGTATTTATCAGGCGACTAATCAAGAATCTGCAATGCAAAATCTTAATGAATTTGCGAAAAAATGAGAGCAAAAATATCCTTCAATTATCAAGTCATGGTATGAAAATTTCGCTGAATTAACGACATTTTTTAAATATCCAAATGAATTGAGGCAAGCAATTTATACAACAAATCCAATTAAATCAGTGATTAAATTAATTAGGCAAAATACAGAAACAAATGGCGAAATTCAAAGTGTGGATGACCTTTCAAAAATAACTTATTTAACGCTCCAAAATGCATCTAAAAAATGACAAAAACAAGTAGGAAATTGAGACATAATTAAAAAACAATTAGAAATTTCTTTCCCTAATAGGTTAAATAATTTAAAATTAAATTAG
- a CDS encoding DDE-type integrase/transposase/recombinase — translation MFQKHYEFLGLKSIAYKKQGKPAPKEKKFTRIWTEDHIKGEFSSENFGEKWFADIKFIKINNEWFYLHSIIETKSNYLLNFSISKTRFSEETINLVKQTIKKYNIKPKFFHSDHGVEYANYKFANFLKQNNIQQSMSPKGNALANRPIEYFYAVFQWELLNIEGENFENVAIAYQKISEFIDWYNYERPQSCLSYKNSKLLYEVNYLSKFFKMNMLEKINKSGAIKIIGKKLIVWDFSTYLAWPKKKLCYN, via the coding sequence GTGTTTCAAAAACACTACGAATTTTTAGGATTAAAATCAATTGCTTATAAAAAGCAAGGAAAACCGGCACCAAAAGAGAAAAAGTTTACACGAATTTGGACTGAAGATCATATCAAAGGTGAATTTAGCTCAGAAAATTTTGGTGAAAAATGATTTGCTGATATTAAATTTATCAAAATTAACAACGAATGATTTTACCTACACTCAATTATTGAAACAAAATCCAATTACTTGCTCAATTTTTCAATTTCTAAAACAAGATTTTCAGAAGAAACTATAAACTTAGTAAAACAAACAATCAAAAAGTATAATATTAAACCAAAATTTTTCCATTCAGATCATGGCGTGGAATATGCGAACTACAAATTTGCTAATTTTTTAAAACAAAACAATATCCAACAATCAATGTCACCAAAAGGCAATGCCCTTGCAAACAGACCTATTGAATATTTTTATGCAGTTTTTCAATGAGAATTGCTTAATATTGAGGGCGAAAATTTTGAAAATGTAGCTATTGCTTATCAAAAAATAAGTGAATTTATTGATTGGTATAACTATGAAAGGCCTCAAAGTTGCTTATCATATAAAAACTCCAAGCTATTATATGAGGTAAATTATTTGTCCAAATTTTTTAAAATGAACATGCTAGAAAAAATTAACAAAAGTGGTGCAATCAAAATCATAGGTAAAAAACTAATTGTCTGAGATTTTTCTACTTATTTAGCTTGGCCTAAGAAAAAATTATGTTATAATTAG
- a CDS encoding P110/LppT family adhesin N-terminal domain has product MKKLKLNHIIFAIIGVSAVVSISASVPYLVSLQSKNYNSKLSQFDDKLANATNLNVNSEFNTTEFDSLVANLKLKSKFAKKLSASDALNLHFDKAYNFDLNNAIDFSQISQKYPDLNFRLVIPRSQSEVKIESNKIKNLAVNISNSSKSINYTASFDLDFSDQDKALNFSAQNLSASISLLNQDFLEGKTATEIAILFYNEFKENFEKTKNSSSALFATFSKFGGISFSINSEPVFVFPSNFEIKPDLQDEKLMFTNIDDVNNKIDLALSLVDKKTQKSSKLTLNFVDVPKKTDQKKSSELLKIFKKNYKFNSAISKHLAQNNLSVSEYFAQNPQSLNLEQFSSWFTSNASSTETENENKIFLEEIKDLIPNFSPKSVTFSVKENKNNTKNSNIVNVGLNIEGNFSDGTLLPLGLKLGEDNTYTFNFELEFDANKEIYGAHFANAIESFDKQGSENIDNLSFEIKKDLPITVFASTIDDKIQPFLNKPYDIKNITTQLAPFFEALNFFATKSNKVNQTQITPNPGQTTDQATEQITESSEASMAVPANVSALATLFQEATDTSSSSSSDSAPSPSPGISSVPSSEPTPPAPTPSAPNPDTTTSPSQQSLLGDYLRKLFENLEKSDFPEGTSVSISANHKDETYQINLKIKTPNGIERNLTVEVDNVNKENKLYKSFSDSVKTHLFLDWKTNVETEEQSLNGQKQQVVKSISAINNPNFRFKVNSAPSKISKEKVYVDEQERGIYLAEGGISLENDLNSDTGLKLEDGTSFFYAFKPSKLPKMNALQYFLLKTGEEEKDFNLLIEQVWNSQGVFKIGADFASPTKGFDRYKTDGFQITYDGVVIVVDLTKQDWYQQGKYPETGVWIQPKNPLSDSHDFLNNPAATIILGVDVRKKADNKLVMNINFYSSESDDAKKPRFTWSREIPEGAKLNFKKGFTFGTAKSQFQKQIDEQLEKLPISRSETGITFKGFVLFDTPQTEEEYNKLFEKFRSEYV; this is encoded by the coding sequence ATGAAGAAGCTTAAATTAAATCATATAATTTTTGCAATTATAGGAGTCAGTGCGGTCGTTAGTATTTCTGCCAGTGTTCCGTATTTAGTCTCCTTACAGTCAAAAAATTATAATTCAAAATTATCGCAATTTGATGACAAATTAGCTAATGCTACAAATCTAAATGTTAATTCCGAATTTAACACAACCGAATTTGACAGCTTAGTTGCTAATTTAAAACTAAAGTCAAAATTTGCTAAAAAATTAAGTGCATCTGATGCACTAAATTTGCATTTTGATAAAGCATATAATTTTGACTTAAATAATGCAATTGACTTTAGTCAAATTAGTCAAAAATATCCAGACCTAAATTTCAGGTTGGTTATTCCAAGAAGTCAATCTGAAGTAAAAATTGAGTCAAATAAAATAAAAAACCTTGCTGTTAATATTTCAAATTCTAGCAAAAGTATAAATTATACTGCAAGTTTTGATTTAGATTTTTCAGATCAAGATAAAGCCTTGAATTTTTCAGCCCAAAATTTAAGCGCATCAATTAGTCTTTTAAATCAAGATTTTTTAGAAGGAAAAACCGCAACTGAAATTGCTATTTTGTTTTATAATGAATTTAAGGAAAATTTTGAAAAAACAAAAAATTCAAGTTCAGCACTTTTTGCAACATTTTCTAAATTTGGTGGAATTTCCTTTAGTATAAATTCTGAACCGGTTTTTGTTTTTCCTTCCAATTTTGAAATAAAACCTGATTTACAAGATGAAAAATTAATGTTCACAAACATTGATGATGTTAATAATAAAATTGATTTAGCGTTAAGTTTAGTTGATAAAAAAACACAGAAAAGTAGCAAATTAACACTTAATTTTGTTGATGTACCTAAAAAGACTGATCAAAAAAAATCTTCTGAACTTTTAAAAATTTTTAAGAAAAATTATAAATTTAACTCAGCAATTTCTAAACATTTAGCACAAAACAATCTTAGTGTGTCAGAATATTTTGCTCAAAATCCTCAAAGTTTAAATCTTGAGCAGTTTAGTTCTTGATTTACTTCGAATGCAAGTTCAACTGAAACTGAAAATGAGAATAAAATATTTCTAGAAGAAATTAAAGATTTAATCCCTAATTTTAGCCCAAAAAGTGTCACTTTTTCAGTAAAAGAAAACAAAAATAATACTAAAAATTCTAATATTGTCAATGTTGGACTAAATATTGAAGGTAATTTTAGTGATGGAACCTTACTTCCTTTAGGTCTAAAACTTGGTGAAGATAATACTTATACCTTCAATTTTGAACTAGAATTTGATGCAAACAAAGAAATTTATGGTGCACATTTTGCAAACGCAATTGAGAGTTTTGACAAGCAAGGATCAGAAAATATTGACAATTTAAGCTTTGAAATCAAGAAAGATTTACCAATTACGGTTTTTGCTTCAACAATTGATGATAAAATCCAACCTTTCTTAAATAAGCCTTATGATATAAAAAATATAACAACCCAATTAGCCCCTTTTTTCGAGGCTCTTAATTTTTTTGCAACAAAAAGTAATAAAGTTAATCAGACTCAAATAACTCCAAATCCTGGTCAGACCACTGATCAGGCTACTGAACAAATCACTGAAAGTTCAGAAGCTTCTATGGCTGTTCCTGCAAATGTTAGCGCTTTAGCGACCTTATTCCAAGAAGCAACTGATACAAGTTCTTCTTCAAGTTCAGATTCAGCTCCTTCGCCAAGCCCAGGAATATCTTCTGTTCCAAGTTCAGAGCCAACTCCTCCAGCTCCAACTCCTTCAGCCCCAAATCCAGATACAACTACTTCCCCAAGTCAACAATCCTTATTAGGCGATTATCTAAGAAAACTTTTTGAAAACCTTGAAAAATCCGATTTTCCTGAAGGCACTTCTGTCTCTATTTCTGCAAATCATAAAGATGAGACCTATCAAATTAATCTTAAAATTAAAACTCCTAACGGAATTGAAAGAAATTTAACAGTTGAAGTCGATAATGTAAATAAAGAAAATAAACTTTATAAATCTTTTTCTGATAGCGTAAAAACTCACTTATTTTTAGATTGAAAAACTAATGTTGAAACAGAAGAACAATCTTTAAATGGTCAAAAACAACAAGTTGTAAAATCAATTTCAGCTATTAATAATCCAAATTTTAGGTTTAAGGTAAATTCGGCTCCTTCAAAAATATCAAAAGAAAAAGTTTATGTTGATGAACAAGAACGAGGTATTTATCTAGCAGAAGGCGGGATTTCTTTGGAGAATGATTTAAACAGTGACACTGGTCTAAAATTAGAAGACGGCACTTCCTTCTTTTACGCTTTTAAACCAAGTAAATTACCTAAGATGAATGCACTCCAATATTTTTTACTAAAAACAGGTGAAGAAGAAAAAGATTTTAACTTACTCATTGAACAGGTATGAAACTCCCAGGGCGTTTTTAAAATAGGCGCTGATTTTGCCTCACCGACTAAAGGTTTTGATCGGTACAAAACAGATGGGTTTCAAATAACATATGATGGTGTAGTTATTGTGGTTGACCTAACTAAACAGGATTGATATCAGCAAGGAAAATATCCGGAGACTGGGGTGTGAATCCAACCAAAAAATCCTCTCTCAGATTCTCATGATTTTCTTAACAATCCCGCTGCCACTATTATTTTAGGTGTGGATGTTCGAAAAAAAGCTGACAATAAATTAGTTATGAATATTAACTTTTATTCTAGTGAATCTGATGATGCTAAAAAACCGAGATTTACCTGAAGTCGCGAAATACCAGAAGGTGCAAAATTAAATTTTAAAAAAGGCTTTACTTTTGGAACCGCTAAATCACAATTTCAAAAACAAATTGACGAACAATTAGAAAAACTACCAATTTCAAGATCTGAAACTGGAATCACCTTTAAAGGTTTTGTTTTATTTGACACACCTCAAACTGAAGAAGAATATAATAAACTTTTTGAAAAATTTAGATCTGAATATGTCTAA